In one Chiloscyllium punctatum isolate Juve2018m chromosome 17, sChiPun1.3, whole genome shotgun sequence genomic region, the following are encoded:
- the LOC140487972 gene encoding C-signal-like, translating into MQSWALSSVLVTGANRGLGLELVHQLARAERPPRYLLAGCRDPQSTRAQDLMNLAKSFSNIKVLKLDVDDFGSIQECAAQAEKILENNGLNLLINNAGASYSGALNEITPESMMNSYRTNVVGPMMLTKVLLPTLQKAACLNDEFKAAVINMSSVMASLELFNDKSGTAYAYRASKTALNMVTKCLANELKPHGIISVSLHPGWVQTDMGGEKAPLTKEESVRGILQVVSKLSAKDNGSFLDWKGQHLPW; encoded by the exons ATGCAGAGCTGGGCGCTGAGCTCGGTCCTGGTGACCGGCGCGAACCGTGGCCTCGGCCTGGAGCTAGTCCACCAGCTGGcgagggctgaacggcctccccGCTACCTGCTGGCCGGCTGCAGGGACCCCCAGAGCACACGAGCACAG GATCTCATGAACCTAGCAAAGAGCTTTTCAAACATAAAAGTGCTTAAGTTGG ATGTTGATGATTTTGGCAGCATTCAAGAGTGTGCTGCTCAGGCTGAGAAGATATTGGAAAACAATGGCCTAAATCTGCTCATAAATAACGCTGGCGCCAGCTATAGTGGAGCCCTTAATGAAATTACTCCTGAATCAATGATGAACAGTTATAGAACCAATGTTGTTGGACCAATGATGCTAACCAAG GTTTTGCTCCCAACTTTGCAAAAAGCAGCATGCCTGAATGATGAATTTAAAGCAGCAGTTATCAACATGTCCTCAGTAATGGCTTCCTTAGAGCTGTTTAATGACAAAAGTGGGACTGCATACGCCTATCGGGCCAGTAAG acTGCATTGAATATGGTTACCAAGTGCTTGGCGAATGAATTAAAACCTCATGGAATCATCAGTGTTTCACTGCACCCTGGCTGGGTCCAAACAGATATGGGTGGTGAAAAG GCACCACTAACGAAAGAGGAAAGTGTTCGTGGAATTCTCCAAGTAGTGTCGAAGCTTTCAGCCAAAGATAATGGATCGTTTCTAGACTGGAAAGGCCAGCATTTACCTTGGTGA